The proteins below are encoded in one region of Vulpes lagopus strain Blue_001 chromosome 10, ASM1834538v1, whole genome shotgun sequence:
- the LOC121500574 gene encoding 60S ribosomal protein L31-like, translating to MAPAKKGGEKKKGRSAINQVVTREYTINVHKRIHGVGFKKCAPRTLKEIRKFAMKEMGIPDVRIDTRLNKAVWAKGIRNVPKHIHVQLSRKHKEDEVSPNKLYMLVTYVPVTTFKNLQTVNVDEN from the coding sequence ATGGCTCCCGCAAAGAAGGGTGGTGAGAAGAAGAAGGGCCGTTCTGCCATCAACCAGGTAGTGACCAGAGAATACACCATTAACGTTCACAAACGTATCCatggagtgggtttcaagaagTGTGCCCCTCGGACACTCAAAGAGATCCGgaaatttgccatgaaggagatgggaatTCCAGATGTGCGCattgacaccaggctcaacaaagctgtctgggccaaaggaataaggaatgttccaAAGCATATCCACGTGCAGTTGTCCAGAAAACATAAGGAGGATGAAGTTTCACCAAATAAGCTCTACATGCTGGTTACCTACGTACCagtcaccactttcaaaaatctacagactgttaatgtggatgagaactaa